The proteins below come from a single Synechococcus sp. WH 8101 genomic window:
- a CDS encoding sigma factor → MSVRPLGFQLSKTQADQACRHLNLARREAWRFQRRTRMEYDDLESAAFLGLLKACRRFDPTRGWRFSSYAVPAIKGELLHHVRDTSFLLRLTHRMRELWVRGRRHSERGASDQQVAQTLGIALAEWLDIRQACSLAVLELKPGLDAAGSPLEAQEDDRLSPLERAVERCWHRQQQQLQQHTRPEQPSEASPPTPVR, encoded by the coding sequence ATGTCCGTCCGGCCGCTCGGCTTCCAGCTCAGCAAGACCCAGGCCGATCAGGCCTGCCGCCATCTGAACCTGGCCCGCCGTGAGGCCTGGCGATTTCAGCGCCGCACCCGGATGGAGTACGACGATCTGGAATCGGCAGCCTTCCTCGGTCTGCTCAAGGCCTGCCGGCGCTTTGACCCCACACGCGGTTGGCGTTTCTCCAGTTATGCGGTGCCGGCAATCAAAGGAGAGTTGCTGCACCACGTGCGCGACACCTCCTTTCTGCTGCGGCTGACCCACCGCATGCGCGAGCTCTGGGTCAGGGGCCGGCGCCACAGCGAGCGGGGCGCCAGCGATCAACAGGTGGCCCAAACGCTCGGCATCGCCCTGGCGGAATGGCTCGACATCCGTCAGGCCTGCAGTCTGGCGGTGCTGGAACTCAAGCCCGGCCTGGACGCTGCCGGTTCCCCCCTGGAGGCCCAGGAGGACGATCGCCTCAGCCCCCTGGAGCGGGCGGTGGAGCGCTGCTGGCACCGGCAACAGCAACAGCTGCAGCAACACACCCGGCCAGAGCAGCCATCAGAGGCCAGCCCACCAACTCCTGTTCGATAA
- a CDS encoding PD-(D/E)XK nuclease-like domain-containing protein, whose amino-acid sequence MAACLLGHPLTGTWFNPEQPQYRRHNELVIHSTSAGGLQLKGRLDRVLIDQKQQQLTILDLKTTTSAAPEEIARMAANLHLDLQASWYRHLATQAFPAFAVDVVLVAIEKQPPHAIGLYRVSEAMLTNGDKKRALAIDRFCAAQASGAWPAYPAQIQTLQLPAWAQWHSQA is encoded by the coding sequence ATGGCCGCCTGCCTGCTGGGCCATCCCCTCACCGGCACCTGGTTCAACCCCGAGCAGCCCCAGTACCGGCGCCACAACGAGCTGGTGATCCACAGCACAAGCGCAGGTGGTCTGCAGCTCAAGGGGCGCCTGGATCGCGTGCTGATCGATCAAAAGCAGCAGCAGCTGACGATCCTCGATCTGAAAACCACCACGAGTGCAGCGCCGGAGGAGATCGCCCGCATGGCCGCCAATCTGCACCTCGATCTGCAGGCCAGCTGGTATCGCCATCTGGCCACCCAGGCCTTCCCGGCCTTTGCGGTGGATGTGGTGCTTGTGGCGATCGAGAAGCAGCCGCCCCACGCCATCGGCCTCTACCGCGTCAGTGAGGCGATGCTCACCAACGGCGACAAAAAACGGGCCCTGGCGATCGATCGCTTCTGCGCTGCTCAGGCCAGCGGCGCGTGGCCCGCTTATCCAGCCCAGATCCAGACCCTGCAGCTGCCCGCCTGGGCCCAGTGGCACTCCCAGGCCTGA
- a CDS encoding PD-(D/E)XK nuclease-like domain-containing protein, producing the protein MPSPQATAAPGTSALITYQQSDADYRNAPGLSQSEARELLRSAAHWQARYGPDAEPLQPTRAMLFGQAFHCRILEPADFCSRYADRQDLEVNLNLSELKALATARGLQVSSGARLNWRPAFGRRVAQWIPASASIVRSWCALRPWPPACWAIPSPAPGSTPSSPSTGATTSW; encoded by the coding sequence ATGCCATCACCACAGGCAACCGCCGCACCAGGCACTTCTGCCCTGATCACCTACCAGCAGAGCGACGCCGACTACCGCAACGCCCCCGGCCTCAGCCAATCAGAAGCCAGGGAACTGCTGCGTTCAGCCGCCCATTGGCAGGCCCGCTATGGCCCCGATGCCGAACCGCTGCAGCCCACCAGGGCGATGCTCTTTGGCCAGGCCTTCCACTGCCGCATTCTCGAACCCGCTGACTTCTGCAGTCGCTATGCAGACAGACAGGACCTGGAGGTGAACCTAAACCTCAGCGAGCTCAAGGCCCTCGCTACTGCCCGCGGCCTACAGGTGAGCAGTGGCGCAAGGCTGAACTGGAGGCCTGCCTTTGGCCGCAGGGTCGCCCAGTGGATCCCCGCATCGGCCTCGATCGTGAGGAGCTGGTGCGCATTGAGGCCATGGCCGCCTGCCTGCTGGGCCATCCCCTCACCGGCACCTGGTTCAACCCCGAGCAGCCCCAGTACCGGCGCCACAACGAGCTGGTGA
- a CDS encoding galactose oxidase: protein MTKGKTQAQAEGPVLVPVSADCEGWPYLPPELLRPSRSRQVCMTCHWFRHHAGASCITLLCCQLHQGLIAQGEHLSRRCHGWSEAQALRQGWAPEVG from the coding sequence ATGACGAAGGGAAAGACGCAAGCGCAGGCGGAAGGGCCCGTGCTGGTGCCGGTGAGCGCTGACTGCGAGGGCTGGCCCTACCTGCCACCCGAACTGCTCCGGCCCAGCCGCAGCCGCCAGGTCTGCATGACCTGCCACTGGTTTCGCCATCACGCTGGCGCGAGCTGCATCACCCTGCTCTGCTGCCAGTTGCATCAGGGCCTGATCGCCCAGGGTGAACACCTCAGCCGCCGCTGCCACGGCTGGAGCGAAGCGCAGGCGCTGCGGCAGGGCTGGGCACCGGAGGTGGGGTGA
- a CDS encoding Nif11-like leader peptide family natural product precursor: MAFHQQATDQVGGDQLGRAGEKSLEERWEVLGDGLGGYRSGLQVLIHPADIKLWMTQNGGITPTHSAAMSEEQLKAFMEAAKSDAGLQEKLKAAKDGDAVVTIAKAAGFIISAEELKRAHSEVSEEELDGVAGGGLAILGTPYLLDC; the protein is encoded by the coding sequence TTGGCGTTTCACCAGCAGGCAACCGATCAGGTCGGGGGCGACCAGCTCGGCAGGGCGGGCGAAAAAAGCTTGGAGGAGCGCTGGGAAGTCTTGGGTGATGGGCTGGGTGGGTATAGGAGTGGCTTGCAGGTCTTGATTCATCCTGCTGACATCAAGCTGTGGATGACCCAAAATGGAGGCATCACACCCACTCACAGCGCAGCAATGTCAGAAGAGCAACTCAAAGCCTTCATGGAAGCTGCCAAATCCGACGCAGGTCTTCAGGAGAAGCTAAAGGCAGCAAAAGATGGTGATGCCGTCGTAACGATTGCCAAGGCTGCAGGTTTTATTATTTCAGCTGAGGAGTTGAAGAGGGCTCATTCAGAGGTATCAGAAGAGGAGCTTGATGGTGTGGCTGGTGGTGGTTTAGCTATATTAGGTACACCGTATCTGTTGGATTGTTGA
- a CDS encoding Nif11-like leader peptide family natural product precursor, translated as MSEEQLKAFLEAVKADAGLQEKLKAAGDADAVVAIAKAAGFVISAEELKKSQAEISEEELEGVAGGTAVCTFGCVTTNR; from the coding sequence ATGTCAGAAGAGCAACTCAAAGCCTTCCTGGAAGCCGTCAAGGCTGATGCAGGGCTTCAGGAGAAGCTGAAGGCGGCAGGCGATGCGGATGCGGTGGTGGCGATTGCCAAGGCTGCAGGCTTTGTGATTTCTGCTGAGGAGCTGAAGAAATCTCAGGCAGAGATTTCTGAAGAGGAGCTGGAAGGCGTGGCTGGTGGGACTGCAGTGTGTACTTTTGGTTGTGTAACTACTAATAGGTGA
- a CDS encoding Nif11-like leader peptide family natural product precursor has protein sequence MSEEQLNAFLEAVKSDAGLKEKMKAASDPDAVVEIAKAAGYAISVDELKKSQAEISDEELEGVAGGTGTGVTGGGCGGVF, from the coding sequence ATGTCAGAAGAGCAACTCAATGCGTTTCTGGAAGCAGTTAAGTCTGATGCAGGTCTTAAGGAGAAGATGAAGGCGGCTTCCGATCCGGATGCTGTAGTGGAGATTGCCAAGGCTGCGGGCTATGCCATTTCTGTTGATGAGTTGAAAAAATCTCAGGCAGAGATTTCGGACGAGGAGCTGGAAGGCGTGGCTGGGGGAACCGGCACTGGTGTGACGGGGGGCGGCTGTGGTGGGGTTTTTTAG
- a CDS encoding Nif11-like leader peptide family natural product precursor, whose amino-acid sequence MSEEQLKAFLEAVKADAGLQEKLNAAKDADVVVAIAKAAGFVISAEELKKAQVAEISEEELEGVAGGGWRDLELL is encoded by the coding sequence ATGTCAGAAGAGCAACTCAAAGCCTTCCTGGAAGCCGTCAAGGCTGATGCAGGGCTTCAGGAGAAGCTGAATGCAGCAAAAGATGCTGATGTCGTAGTAGCGATTGCCAAGGCTGCAGGCTTTGTGATTTCTGCTGAGGAGCTGAAGAAAGCTCAGGTGGCAGAGATTTCCGAAGAAGAGCTTGAAGGCGTGGCTGGTGGTGGCTGGCGTGACTTGGAACTCCTGTGA
- a CDS encoding Nif11-like leader peptide family natural product precursor produces the protein MSEEQLKAFLEAVKADAGLQEKLMEAADADAVVEIAKAVGFVISAEELKKAQAELSEGELEGVAGGVGPWGTQAVCGFYANGILVGDVTPKPKT, from the coding sequence ATGTCAGAAGAGCAACTCAAAGCCTTCCTAGAAGCCGTCAAGGCGGATGCTGGTCTTCAGGAGAAGTTGATGGAGGCAGCTGATGCCGATGCTGTGGTGGAGATTGCTAAGGCTGTAGGCTTTGTGATTTCAGCTGAGGAGTTGAAGAAGGCTCAGGCAGAACTTTCGGAAGGGGAGCTGGAAGGCGTGGCTGGGGGTGTAGGGCCTTGGGGAACCCAAGCTGTTTGTGGTTTTTATGCTAACGGTATTCTTGTTGGCGATGTGACTCCTAAACCCAAAACGTAA
- a CDS encoding Nif11-like leader peptide family RiPP precursor, giving the protein MSDEQLKAFLKAVKADAGLQEKLKAAGDADAVVAIAKTAGFGISVEELKRAEAEISEEELEGVAGGECNETYNYVHRGGNFLATWAMKSVCH; this is encoded by the coding sequence ATGTCAGATGAACAACTCAAGGCTTTCCTGAAAGCCGTCAAGGCTGATGCAGGTCTTCAGGAGAAGCTAAAAGCGGCAGGTGATGCCGATGCCGTGGTGGCGATTGCTAAGACTGCTGGCTTTGGGATTTCTGTTGAAGAGCTGAAGAGAGCTGAGGCAGAGATTTCAGAAGAGGAGTTGGAAGGTGTGGCTGGTGGTGAATGCAATGAGACCTACAATTACGTTCATCGAGGCGGAAACTTTCTCGCGACCTGGGCCATGAAATCTGTCTGTCATTAG
- a CDS encoding Nif11-like leader peptide family natural product precursor, whose amino-acid sequence MSEEQLKAFLNAVKADAGLQKQLKAAGDDDAVVAIAKAAGFVISVDELRRAQAEVSEEELEGVAGGCRYVPKWLLEQGC is encoded by the coding sequence ATGTCAGAAGAGCAACTCAAGGCTTTCCTGAATGCCGTGAAGGCTGATGCGGGGCTACAGAAGCAGCTGAAAGCAGCAGGTGATGACGATGCCGTGGTGGCGATTGCCAAGGCTGCGGGCTTTGTCATTTCTGTTGATGAGTTGAGAAGGGCTCAGGCAGAAGTTTCTGAGGAGGAGCTTGAAGGCGTGGCTGGCGGTTGTAGGTATGTTCCAAAGTGGCTACTTGAGCAGGGATGCTGA
- a CDS encoding class I SAM-dependent methyltransferase, translated as MDDLSLLIDLHVDSERQGPGSDACTKKALQLTGLNREKALQIADLGCGTGASAMVLAEELNAKVLAVDFLQPFLDALNARSSERGIDDQIDTICCSIDDLPFEDQSLDAIWSEGAIYNIGFENGAGAWKRCLKPGGYLVASEITWLTRERPAELTQHWESEYPEIRLASEKFEVLERLGYIPDAYFILPENCWLDHYYKPMQDRFEAYLERNNQSDDARAVVAGEQAEIDLYRKYKSFFGYGMYVARVPGERR; from the coding sequence TTGGATGATCTCAGCCTATTGATCGACCTGCATGTGGACAGCGAGCGTCAGGGACCGGGAAGCGACGCTTGCACCAAAAAAGCCCTGCAGCTGACGGGACTGAACCGAGAGAAAGCCCTGCAGATTGCAGATCTTGGCTGCGGCACCGGCGCCTCAGCGATGGTGCTCGCGGAAGAACTCAACGCCAAAGTGCTTGCTGTTGATTTCTTGCAACCTTTTCTGGACGCTCTCAATGCTCGCTCGAGCGAACGCGGGATCGACGATCAGATTGACACCATCTGCTGCAGCATTGATGATCTGCCATTCGAAGACCAATCGCTTGACGCAATTTGGTCGGAGGGTGCAATTTACAACATCGGCTTTGAGAATGGAGCAGGCGCCTGGAAGCGCTGTCTCAAACCAGGCGGTTATCTCGTGGCTTCCGAGATCACATGGCTGACGCGCGAGCGACCCGCGGAACTCACCCAACACTGGGAATCCGAATACCCAGAGATTCGCTTGGCATCTGAGAAGTTTGAAGTTCTCGAACGACTTGGTTACATCCCAGATGCCTATTTTATCCTCCCAGAAAACTGCTGGCTCGATCACTACTACAAGCCGATGCAGGATCGCTTTGAGGCCTACCTCGAGCGAAACAACCAGTCGGATGATGCGCGTGCAGTGGTGGCTGGCGAACAGGCAGAAATCGATCTATACAGGAAGTACAAATCCTTTTTTGGTTACGGTATGTATGTGGCCCGAGTGCCTGGAGAGAGGCGATAA
- a CDS encoding single-stranded DNA-binding protein, whose protein sequence is MASIALAGMLVQAPSLRSFDSGSQVCCFCVADRAYVRPRKGEEDAPGQFYDVEVWGKAAEHCVDRLHKGSRVAVQGQAIWQEYRNSNGEKRRSLKVTRANLTFLDSKSERQALAATTSTAETGGSAHTGSRTGAGAPF, encoded by the coding sequence ATGGCTTCCATCGCTCTTGCCGGCATGCTCGTTCAGGCGCCAAGCCTGCGAAGCTTTGACTCCGGCTCCCAGGTCTGCTGCTTCTGCGTCGCTGATCGCGCCTACGTCAGGCCCCGCAAGGGAGAAGAGGACGCACCGGGGCAGTTCTATGACGTGGAGGTGTGGGGCAAGGCCGCTGAGCACTGCGTCGATCGGCTCCACAAAGGCAGCCGCGTGGCAGTGCAGGGCCAGGCGATCTGGCAGGAGTACCGAAACAGCAATGGCGAGAAGCGCCGCAGCCTCAAGGTGACCCGGGCCAACCTCACCTTCCTCGACAGCAAAAGCGAACGGCAAGCGTTGGCAGCCACTACCTCTACGGCTGAGACCGGAGGCTCAGCCCACACGGGGAGCCGCACTGGCGCCGGTGCGCCGTTCTAA
- a CDS encoding sigma-70 family RNA polymerase sigma factor, whose translation MLDTVTCWLQAAGREPRLTDEELIILSRTIQSSSSGKASKRAGQRALDRVIRANLRLIVTVMRKRFSWISLRGPLAADCLQEGSIGLRSAALKYQHQKGYRFSTYAAQWIAKEIGEFLRDRHRMIRVPVDCHSVAYTARKLAARSAARNGTGGPIVLEEVANSLQKPLDTVRQYLQAFRSTDCMSANQQVQSEEGQELLQFLADPHQDYDEQQDQRAERIGTVLQAVFDGLGLSARERAIVCKRQLYTVPVTFRELGRTYGVTSAAIRCQYHRLMERIQSQLQRADVSLTHILSEV comes from the coding sequence ATGCTTGACACCGTCACCTGCTGGCTCCAGGCCGCTGGACGCGAACCGCGTCTCACCGACGAGGAGCTGATCATCCTCAGCCGCACCATCCAGAGCAGCAGCAGCGGCAAAGCGTCCAAACGCGCTGGGCAGCGGGCTCTCGATCGGGTGATCCGCGCCAACCTGCGCCTGATCGTCACCGTGATGCGCAAGCGCTTCTCCTGGATCAGCCTGCGCGGACCCCTCGCTGCCGATTGCCTCCAGGAAGGCAGCATCGGCCTGCGCAGCGCCGCCCTCAAATACCAGCACCAGAAGGGCTATCGCTTCTCCACCTACGCCGCCCAGTGGATCGCCAAGGAGATCGGCGAATTCCTGCGCGATCGTCATCGCATGATCCGGGTGCCGGTCGATTGCCACAGCGTTGCTTACACCGCCCGCAAGCTCGCTGCCCGCTCCGCAGCACGCAACGGCACTGGAGGCCCGATCGTCCTGGAGGAGGTGGCCAACAGCCTGCAGAAGCCCCTGGACACCGTGCGGCAGTACTTGCAGGCGTTCCGCAGCACCGACTGCATGAGCGCCAACCAACAGGTCCAGTCAGAGGAAGGCCAGGAGTTGCTCCAGTTCCTGGCGGACCCGCATCAGGACTATGACGAGCAGCAGGACCAGCGCGCCGAGCGGATCGGCACGGTCCTGCAGGCGGTGTTTGATGGCCTTGGTCTCAGCGCCAGGGAACGGGCGATCGTCTGCAAACGGCAGCTCTACACGGTGCCGGTCACCTTCCGGGAACTGGGCAGGACTTATGGCGTCACCAGCGCAGCGATCCGCTGCCAGTACCACCGGCTGATGGAGCGGATCCAGAGCCAGCTGCAGCGGGCCGATGTTTCCTTGACCCATATCCTGTCAGAGGTCTGA
- a CDS encoding DNA primase: MRLHPTVIEQVRQRLQIVDLFEPASLRRVGGEFLTRCPWHEDRRPSLSLNPSKNLAYCHVCARGTDAIGWWMEQQGLSFQEAVLQLAERLGITAEPIDAADRDRLQQERAERKRLYALRQTQRQTFAERLWRSEGAAALAYLQGRGLTPQTIRDWQLGWNGERVMVPLNDPQGRTVAFSGRLLNHQNDQPGGAPKYRNSRNDLLYQKSQLLFGLDRAREAINRSRQAVLVEGQFDVIRLAQTGLSNVLAVSGSNLTASMLQLLQQHCRIEQLLLCFDGDAAGASAADRAIAALQPQVLSSGLDLRILSLPAGQDPAELADQFQALLDRAISWIDHRLTRASAGLDLGDPATIQRCEQELQALLKQLPAGGLRAYVLRRASALLSSDLNSTGLEAIPPAPAPATSRQLAGLPATAEANRSDNPAGSRLTGSSRGGIDHQRWAERRALRLYIHDPSQRAALQAIRYREPLLAEIQQVIETVEAMGGGGTGLRGLLMGLIQPLIGQNRRALAEAIAALCRPPEEVLRVIRANPLGELEGALQLLKRGPEPEGAEAQTTAPCSTSDS, translated from the coding sequence ATGCGGCTGCATCCAACGGTGATCGAGCAGGTCAGGCAACGGCTGCAGATCGTCGATCTCTTTGAGCCCGCCAGCCTCAGGCGGGTGGGCGGTGAGTTCCTCACCCGCTGCCCCTGGCATGAGGACCGCCGGCCCAGCCTCAGCCTCAACCCCAGCAAGAACCTCGCCTACTGCCATGTCTGCGCCCGCGGCACCGACGCGATCGGCTGGTGGATGGAGCAGCAGGGGCTGAGCTTCCAGGAGGCGGTGCTCCAACTCGCCGAGCGCCTCGGCATCACAGCTGAGCCGATCGATGCGGCAGACCGGGATCGCCTGCAGCAGGAGAGGGCCGAACGCAAACGGCTGTATGCCCTCAGGCAAACCCAGCGCCAGACCTTTGCCGAACGGCTCTGGCGCAGCGAGGGCGCCGCTGCCCTGGCCTACCTGCAGGGGCGTGGTCTGACGCCACAGACGATTCGGGACTGGCAGCTGGGCTGGAACGGTGAGCGGGTGATGGTGCCGCTCAACGATCCCCAGGGCCGCACCGTCGCCTTCTCCGGTCGCTTGCTCAACCACCAGAACGACCAGCCGGGGGGAGCACCCAAGTACCGCAATTCCCGCAATGACCTGCTTTACCAGAAATCCCAGCTGCTCTTTGGCCTCGATCGCGCCCGCGAGGCGATCAACCGCAGCAGGCAGGCGGTGCTGGTGGAGGGACAGTTCGATGTGATCCGCCTCGCCCAGACGGGACTCAGCAACGTGCTGGCGGTGTCGGGCTCCAACCTCACAGCCTCGATGCTCCAGCTGTTGCAGCAGCACTGCCGCATCGAGCAGCTGCTGCTCTGTTTTGACGGCGATGCCGCTGGCGCCAGTGCCGCCGATCGCGCCATTGCGGCCCTCCAACCCCAGGTGCTCAGCAGCGGGCTGGATCTGCGCATCCTCAGCCTGCCGGCGGGGCAGGATCCCGCCGAACTGGCCGATCAGTTCCAGGCGCTGCTGGACCGCGCGATCAGCTGGATCGACCACCGCCTCACCCGCGCCAGTGCGGGGCTCGATCTGGGCGATCCAGCCACGATCCAGCGCTGCGAGCAGGAGCTCCAGGCGCTGCTCAAGCAGCTGCCCGCCGGTGGCCTGCGCGCCTACGTGCTGCGCCGCGCCAGCGCCCTGCTGAGCAGCGATCTCAACAGCACCGGCCTGGAGGCGATCCCGCCCGCTCCAGCACCTGCCACCTCGCGACAACTGGCAGGCCTGCCGGCAACAGCCGAAGCCAACCGGAGCGACAACCCAGCGGGATCGCGTCTCACCGGCTCAAGCCGTGGCGGCATTGATCACCAGCGCTGGGCCGAGCGACGCGCCCTGCGCCTTTACATCCACGACCCCAGCCAACGGGCCGCCCTGCAAGCGATCCGCTACCGCGAACCGCTGCTGGCGGAGATCCAGCAGGTGATCGAGACCGTCGAGGCGATGGGTGGTGGCGGCACAGGCCTGCGCGGGCTGCTGATGGGCCTGATTCAGCCCCTGATCGGCCAGAACCGCCGCGCCCTGGCCGAGGCGATCGCTGCGCTCTGCAGGCCACCTGAGGAGGTGCTGCGGGTGATCCGGGCCAATCCGCTGGGGGAACTGGAAGGCGCCCTGCAGCTGCTCAAGCGCGGACCTGAACCGGAGGGAGCAGAGGCCCAAACCACCGCACCCTGTTCGACTTCTGATTCATAA